In Candidatus Krumholzibacteriia bacterium, a single genomic region encodes these proteins:
- a CDS encoding branched-chain amino acid transaminase — protein sequence MNAASKGPRADFVWMDGEMVPWDDANIHVLSHVIHYGSGVFEGARVYQHPRGSAMFRMRDHVRRLAESAKMLRMEIAWSADELYEAIRETVKKNGLDACYVRPVVYRGAGPAGVNPLNNPVNVFIAVWPWGAYLGDEAINDGVDVCTSSFRRMAPDTHLPMGKVVGNYVNSQYAKMEAVLGGFAEAIMLDVYGNLAEGSGENLFVIRDERIYTPMYGNTVLGGITRNCAMVLAREMGYEVVEQAIPREFLYVADEAFFTGTAAEVTPIRSVDRLPVGAGSRGPITEKIQKAFFDIIEGREEDRHEWLEFV from the coding sequence ATGAACGCAGCGTCGAAGGGCCCGAGGGCGGACTTCGTGTGGATGGACGGCGAGATGGTGCCGTGGGACGACGCGAACATCCACGTGCTCAGCCACGTGATCCACTACGGGAGCGGCGTGTTCGAAGGGGCGCGGGTCTACCAGCACCCGAGGGGTTCCGCCATGTTCCGCATGCGCGACCATGTCCGTCGACTCGCCGAGAGCGCCAAGATGCTGCGCATGGAGATCGCCTGGTCGGCCGACGAGCTCTACGAGGCGATCCGTGAGACCGTGAAGAAGAACGGCCTCGACGCCTGCTACGTTCGACCGGTGGTCTACCGGGGCGCGGGTCCGGCCGGCGTGAATCCGCTGAACAATCCCGTGAACGTGTTCATCGCCGTATGGCCCTGGGGAGCCTACCTCGGGGACGAGGCCATCAACGACGGTGTGGACGTTTGCACCAGCAGCTTCCGCCGCATGGCTCCCGACACGCACCTGCCCATGGGCAAGGTCGTGGGTAACTACGTGAACTCCCAGTACGCCAAGATGGAAGCCGTACTCGGCGGCTTCGCCGAGGCGATCATGCTCGACGTCTACGGCAATCTGGCCGAGGGCAGTGGAGAGAATCTGTTCGTGATCCGTGACGAGCGGATCTACACGCCCATGTACGGCAACACCGTCCTCGGCGGCATCACGCGCAACTGCGCCATGGTGCTCGCGAGGGAGATGGGCTACGAGGTGGTCGAGCAGGCGATCCCGCGAGAGTTCCTCTACGTGGCCGACGAGGCCTTCTTCACCGGCACCGCCGCCGAGGTCACGCCCATCCGCAGCGTGGACCGGTTGCCCGTCGGCGCGGGTTCACGGGGACCGATCACCGAGAAGATCCAGAAGGCCTTCTTCGACATCATCGAGGGCCGCGAGGAAGACCGCCACGAGTGGCTCGAGTTCGTCTGA
- the glyA gene encoding serine hydroxymethyltransferase, whose product MSFLQNTDPQIADLVHREFDRQRKGLEMIASENFTSPAVMEAVGSVLTNKYAEGYPGRRYYGGCEFVDEVERLARRRACELFGAAHANVQPHSGSTANQTAFLALLEPGDRILGLSLSHGGHLTHGHAVNFSGMLFEAHHYEVDRETEQIDYDALAAQARELRPKLLIAGSSAYPRAWDFERMGAIAKELEIPLLVDMAHFAGLVAAKLHPDPVPHANVITTTTHKTLRGPRGGLILADDDHFKKINKINFPGMQGGPFMHVIAGKAVAFHEAMSEKFRADQAQTVANARALGEFLVERGLRLVSGGTDTHLVLVDLRPKGLTGKQAEAVLEEVGITVNKNTIPFDPESPFVTSGIRVGTPALTTRGMKEDQMREIAAVMGDALEAGEESDALPGLRKRIEELADAFPLYPELVGASL is encoded by the coding sequence ATGAGCTTCCTGCAGAACACCGACCCGCAGATCGCCGACCTGGTCCACCGGGAGTTCGACCGGCAGCGCAAGGGTCTGGAGATGATCGCCAGTGAGAACTTCACCAGCCCGGCGGTGATGGAGGCGGTGGGTTCGGTGCTGACGAACAAGTACGCCGAGGGTTATCCGGGGCGTCGCTACTACGGCGGGTGCGAGTTCGTCGACGAGGTCGAGCGCCTGGCCCGCAGGCGGGCCTGCGAGCTCTTCGGGGCGGCGCACGCCAATGTACAGCCGCACAGTGGCAGCACGGCGAACCAGACCGCGTTCCTGGCCCTGCTCGAGCCCGGCGACCGTATCCTGGGCCTGAGCCTCAGCCACGGGGGTCACCTGACCCACGGTCACGCGGTCAATTTCAGTGGCATGCTGTTCGAGGCACACCACTACGAGGTCGATCGTGAGACCGAGCAGATCGACTACGACGCGTTGGCCGCGCAGGCCCGTGAGCTGCGGCCGAAGCTGTTGATCGCCGGCAGCAGTGCCTATCCGCGCGCGTGGGACTTCGAGCGCATGGGCGCGATCGCGAAGGAACTGGAGATCCCGTTGCTCGTCGACATGGCCCACTTCGCGGGTCTCGTCGCGGCGAAGTTGCACCCCGATCCGGTGCCGCACGCGAACGTGATCACCACGACCACGCACAAGACCCTGCGCGGACCGCGCGGCGGGCTCATCCTGGCCGACGACGACCACTTCAAGAAGATCAACAAGATCAACTTCCCCGGCATGCAGGGCGGGCCCTTCATGCACGTGATCGCCGGTAAGGCGGTGGCCTTCCACGAGGCCATGAGCGAGAAGTTCCGCGCCGACCAGGCCCAGACCGTGGCCAACGCGCGCGCACTCGGGGAGTTCCTCGTCGAGCGTGGGCTGCGTCTGGTGAGCGGTGGAACCGACACCCACCTGGTGCTCGTCGACCTGCGCCCGAAGGGCCTGACGGGTAAGCAGGCGGAGGCCGTCCTGGAGGAGGTCGGGATCACGGTGAACAAGAACACCATTCCCTTCGATCCCGAGAGTCCCTTCGTCACCAGTGGTATCCGGGTCGGTACCCCCGCACTGACCACGCGTGGCATGAAGGAAGACCAGATGCGGGAGATCGCGGCGGTGATGGGCGACGCGCTCGAGGCCGGGGAGGAGAGCGACGCACTGCCCGGTCTGCGGAAGCGGATCGAGGAACTGGCGGACGCCTTCCCGTTGTATCCCGAACTCGTCGGCGCCTCGCTGTAG
- the nrdR gene encoding transcriptional regulator NrdR — translation MLCPNCGHEHDRVVDSRSTREGAAIRRRRECLQCDHRFTTYEYVESTPVLVVKRDGRRVPFDREKVINGVMRACEKRAISREQIDRLADRVAARLFSGARDEVSTVEIGEAVMDELEELDEVAYVRFASVYRSFRNVNQFMDELRSLLDRHPEPVEGEPADGDESA, via the coding sequence ATGCTGTGTCCCAACTGCGGCCACGAGCACGACCGGGTGGTCGACTCCCGCTCCACGCGCGAGGGGGCGGCCATTCGCCGTCGCCGCGAGTGTCTGCAGTGCGACCATCGTTTCACGACCTACGAGTACGTGGAGAGCACTCCGGTCCTCGTGGTGAAACGTGACGGGCGCCGGGTCCCCTTCGACCGCGAGAAGGTCATCAACGGAGTGATGCGGGCGTGTGAGAAACGGGCGATCAGTCGCGAGCAGATCGATCGGCTGGCCGACCGTGTGGCGGCCCGCCTGTTCTCGGGCGCTCGCGACGAGGTGTCGACCGTGGAGATCGGCGAAGCGGTCATGGACGAGCTCGAGGAGCTCGACGAGGTCGCCTACGTGCGTTTCGCCTCGGTGTATCGGAGCTTCCGCAACGTGAACCAGTTCATGGACGAACTGCGGTCCCTGCTCGATCGGCACCCGGAGCCGGTCGAGGGCGAACCGGCGGACGGAGACGAATCGGCGTGA
- the tatC gene encoding twin-arginine translocase subunit TatC → MTESDPTAQDKTPDTTSMTVLDHLAELRSTLMWALGMAFVAAIAAWFVSDWIIETLLAPVQEAGQETLYFQAPMEGFLLKLKASAVMGLLFVLPLILFKIYRFVTPGLLPKEKRVVTPLLVSATGLFYVGVGFCYVVLLPLVIRFALSFATESLQPWLTASSYFDLAARLCLAFGLLFELPMVVFALSWVGVVDPRTLLKGWRYAFLLILGVSALLTPPDIISQVLLGGPVMLLYIISVLISMLVRKRQRQAKERERELERQEEMAYRKARAQERKRERELELARERDERGETAEPEDEGPDEDPDEDPDKDPDEGEGNTKSSAPEARPAPGTEPRVEEAPDRDPDAEDPPWVRREPPASTGNGDDEAGGGPDGETSGDGNEDRDPDDRESN, encoded by the coding sequence GTGACCGAGAGCGACCCGACGGCTCAGGACAAGACCCCCGACACGACGTCGATGACCGTGCTCGACCATCTGGCCGAGCTGCGTTCCACCCTGATGTGGGCGCTGGGCATGGCCTTCGTGGCGGCGATCGCGGCCTGGTTCGTGAGCGACTGGATCATCGAGACGCTGCTCGCCCCCGTACAGGAGGCTGGACAGGAGACCCTGTACTTCCAGGCGCCCATGGAGGGCTTCCTGCTGAAGCTCAAGGCGTCGGCGGTCATGGGCCTGCTCTTCGTCCTGCCGCTGATCCTCTTCAAGATCTATCGGTTCGTCACGCCCGGGCTGTTGCCGAAGGAGAAGCGGGTCGTGACGCCCCTGCTGGTGTCGGCGACCGGCCTGTTCTACGTGGGCGTCGGCTTCTGCTACGTCGTGCTCCTGCCGCTGGTCATCCGCTTCGCGCTGAGCTTCGCCACCGAATCGCTGCAGCCCTGGCTCACGGCGAGTTCCTACTTCGACCTCGCGGCGCGCCTGTGCTTGGCCTTCGGCCTCCTGTTCGAGCTGCCCATGGTGGTCTTCGCCCTGAGCTGGGTCGGGGTCGTCGATCCGCGGACCCTGCTGAAGGGGTGGCGCTACGCCTTCCTGCTGATCCTCGGCGTGAGCGCGCTGCTCACACCGCCCGACATCATCAGCCAGGTGCTGCTCGGCGGGCCCGTCATGCTGCTGTACATCATCAGCGTGCTGATCTCGATGCTGGTCCGCAAACGGCAGCGCCAGGCCAAGGAACGCGAGCGGGAGCTGGAGCGGCAGGAGGAGATGGCCTACCGCAAGGCCCGCGCCCAGGAGCGCAAGCGTGAGCGCGAACTCGAGTTGGCCCGCGAGCGTGACGAGCGGGGCGAGACGGCCGAACCGGAGGACGAGGGCCCTGACGAGGATCCCGACGAGGATCCCGACAAGGATCCCGACGAGGGCGAAGGGAACACGAAATCCTCTGCTCCCGAGGCGCGGCCGGCGCCGGGTACGGAACCGAGGGTCGAGGAGGCACCCGACCGCGATCCCGACGCCGAGGATCCGCCCTGGGTGCGCCGGGAACCGCCGGCGTCGACCGGCAACGGCGACGACGAGGCCGGCGGCGGCCCCGACGGAGAGACGAGTGGTGACGGGAACGAGGACCGCGATCCCGACGACCGCGAATCGAATTGA
- a CDS encoding polyprenyl synthetase family protein codes for MPLAGEDRVKLHSLQEWIAGDLPSLEDEIDGLLRSELPMLQEICDHLGLGRGKRFRPTLLLIIAKNGERSTSDALFAAACIELVHTASLVHDDFIDQAATRRGLPTIYRKWGPSAALITGDWIYCKVFAMMTGREMDDATRIVARTVHSMSIAEMMQLERRRRLDLPEEDYLTIILRKTASVIEASCEIGALLNPDLAEHRTVLGEFGRKCGLAFQVTDDIFDYQGDKQRLGKPIGGDWREGRITLPFLAAWRVAPESERKELQDAVETAEDPQGLWPDVREFVMRHDGTAVAQETALRYAAEAKAAIAGIDVEPQRDILVNAADYVIARLH; via the coding sequence GTGCCACTCGCCGGAGAAGACCGGGTCAAGCTCCACAGCCTCCAAGAGTGGATCGCGGGCGATCTTCCGTCGCTCGAGGACGAGATCGACGGGTTGCTGCGCAGCGAGCTGCCGATGCTCCAGGAGATCTGTGACCACCTGGGGCTGGGGCGCGGCAAGCGCTTCCGTCCGACCCTGCTGCTGATCATCGCCAAGAACGGAGAGCGGTCGACGTCCGATGCGCTGTTCGCGGCGGCCTGCATCGAGCTCGTGCACACGGCGTCGCTGGTCCACGACGACTTCATCGATCAGGCGGCCACGCGTCGCGGCCTGCCCACCATCTACCGCAAGTGGGGGCCGAGCGCCGCGCTCATCACCGGCGATTGGATCTACTGCAAGGTCTTCGCGATGATGACCGGTCGCGAGATGGACGACGCGACGCGCATCGTCGCGCGCACCGTCCACTCCATGAGCATCGCCGAGATGATGCAGCTCGAGCGGCGTCGCCGCCTCGACCTGCCCGAGGAGGACTACCTCACGATCATCCTGCGCAAGACGGCCAGTGTGATCGAGGCCTCCTGCGAGATCGGCGCCCTGCTCAACCCCGATCTGGCCGAACATCGCACGGTCCTGGGCGAGTTCGGCCGCAAGTGCGGGCTGGCCTTCCAGGTCACCGACGACATCTTCGACTACCAGGGGGACAAGCAGCGTCTCGGAAAGCCCATCGGGGGGGATTGGCGGGAAGGCAGGATCACGCTACCCTTCCTGGCCGCCTGGCGTGTGGCGCCCGAGTCCGAGCGCAAGGAGCTGCAGGACGCGGTCGAGACCGCCGAGGACCCGCAGGGGCTCTGGCCCGACGTGCGGGAGTTCGTGATGCGCCACGACGGGACCGCGGTCGCCCAGGAGACCGCGCTCCGCTACGCCGCCGAAGCCAAGGCGGCGATCGCGGGGATCGATGTCGAGCCCCAACGAGACATTCTCGTGAACGCGGCCGACTACGTGATCGCCCGTCTCCACTGA
- the rsfS gene encoding ribosome silencing factor, with amino-acid sequence MTTEDSQQLARAAVEWALDKKAEDVVLLDLRGVLDVTDWFVIATGFSEVQVQAIADAVFDRAVESGQKPVHVEGRDAGRWALVDFIDVVVHVMLPQERERYRLDRLWGDAGLVAFDDTGASRVVRPPAHDPATAKDTEGEDTP; translated from the coding sequence ATGACGACAGAAGACAGCCAACAGCTCGCGCGTGCCGCGGTGGAGTGGGCCCTCGACAAGAAGGCCGAGGACGTCGTGCTCCTCGACCTGCGAGGGGTGCTCGACGTCACCGACTGGTTCGTGATCGCCACCGGCTTCTCCGAGGTCCAGGTGCAGGCCATCGCCGACGCCGTCTTCGACCGCGCCGTGGAGAGCGGTCAGAAGCCGGTCCACGTCGAAGGCCGCGATGCCGGGCGTTGGGCGCTGGTCGACTTCATCGACGTGGTGGTGCACGTGATGCTGCCCCAGGAGCGCGAACGCTACCGACTCGATCGCCTGTGGGGCGACGCCGGGCTCGTCGCCTTCGACGACACCGGGGCGTCGCGGGTGGTCCGTCCTCCCGCGCACGATCCGGCCACGGCGAAGGACACCGAGGGCGAGGACACTCCATGA